One genomic segment of Trichoplusia ni isolate ovarian cell line Hi5 chromosome 5, tn1, whole genome shotgun sequence includes these proteins:
- the LOC113494330 gene encoding cytochrome c oxidase subunit 5B, mitochondrial-like, translating into MASLCRQIVRGNAFKSVLLSTARRGYADKMMPDPLEHATGMERKELMAMQAGNDDPFNMKVLKKSAGTRDNPTLVPSCFDARIVGCICEEHATAVTWLWLHKDHPRRCECGHWYKLIEKQPV; encoded by the exons ATGGCATCCTTATGCAGGCAAATTGTTAGAGGAAATGCATTTAAAAGTGTTCTGTTATCCACTGCCCGACGGGGATATGCTGACAAAA TGATGCCCGACCCTCTGGAACATGCCACTGGTATGGAGAGGAAGGAGCTGATGGCCATGCAGGCCGGTAACGACGACCCCTTCAACATGAAGGTACTGAAGAAGTCCGCAGGCACCCGTGACAACCCCACCCTAGTGCCCTCCTGCTTCGATGCCCGCATTGTCGGATGCATAT GCGAAGAGCACGCCACAGCCGTTACCTGGCTCTGGTTACACAAG GACCACCCCCGCCGCTGCGAGTGCGGACACTGGTACAAACTGATCGAGAAGCAGCCCGTCTAA
- the LOC113494334 gene encoding snRNA-activating protein complex subunit 1-like codes for MSVSVRDAYIADGFADDCDELIHRLTTGEKLTYAAFAHVWKDMQMAGIYHNRTSGAEIAELSEEVIHIAKRYMVADTSNFEENVAGLFLVYALLNVQPFTGFANLRVVQDDLPAIERIEFVARRDRRMDVLYILGSVLIKGPVQYHAALRERGMEYPYRKYLEGNSNINNLGVRPKGVFYRQGKEMDLIRELKNLSVQYSKVKEEISGPDVKDPNLNYYDVHFPTKLETSFKKLITGTLDSDDDDDDDDDEGEARPGCSSGLVKDVDSIRSIKDRAMKAKVNPMKHLVGVADRYVYVQ; via the exons ATGTCTGTAAGTGTAAGGGATGCATATATTGCGGATGGTTTTGCTGATGACTGTGATGAACTCATACACCGCCTTACAACTGGTGAGAAGCTGACATATGCGGCCTTCGCTCATGTATGGAAAGACATGCAAATGGCCGGTATATACCA CAATAGGACCTCTGGTGCGGAGATAGCTGAACTGTCGGAGGAGGTCATACACATTGCTAAACGCTACATGGTGGCAGATACAAGTAATTTTGAG GAAAACGTAGCCGGCCTATTCCTAGTCTACGCCCTCCTCAATGTCCAGCCGTTCACTGGCTTCGCAAACCTCCGAGTGGTTCAAGATGATCTACCAGCTATAGAACGAATAGAGTTCGTTGCTAGAAGAGACCGGAGAATGGATGTACTGTATATCTTGGGGTCAGTGCTTATTAAGGGCCCTGTGCAGTACCATGCGGCGTTACGGGAGAGGGGCATGGAGTACCCCTATCGGAAGTATTTGGAAG gtaACTCAAATATAAACAACCTGGGTGTCAGACCGAAGGGTGTGTTCTACCGGCAGGGCAAGGAGATGGACCTCATCAGGGAACTCAAGAACCTCTCCGTGCAATACTCTAAAGTGAAAGAGGAGATTTcag GGCCAGATGTAAAAGATCCCAATCTAAATTACTACGACGTGCATTTCCCAACGAAACTGGAAACGTCATTCAAAAAGCTCATCACTGGCACCCTGGattctgatgatgatgatgatgatgacgatgacgaggGAGAAGCGAGACCTGGAT gctCAAGTGGTCTCGTTAAAGATGTTGACTCTATACGGTCCATCAAGGACAGAGCTATGAAGGCAAAGGTTAACCCTATGAAACACCTCGTGGGGGTCGCTGATAGGTATGTATATGTACAATAA
- the LOC113494335 gene encoding coiled-coil domain-containing protein 102A-like, translated as MAQSSHGGSHRRSREHDAPMRYTNSDWEAKEALYQRELDEARARATQMEKTMRWWSDCTANWREKWSKVRNERNKAREESKQLKTRVDTLLKEVSTVKAEKNDLEQQLIELKRDNEKLLSIGESRILAGDLVTEDGVELRRKNVGYLSPNEPSMRQRASLDSHKFSNVDNVLANKLSELRLRLDETCKSLQTEKDEKTFLLSKIETLTAELHNMKVELTHSDRTLESTDSSHSEVERLQNELQDEIAAKQVLEEKLAELKMEIERLKSENTIQWSKRELLETENIAILRENKKLYGQVCELREQIHKLNRISDGSAYFSDHNRLDSNILYVRKSSASPRSHESSNGSSEVNLHYDAKTNTSGEDDELAIVERNDNL; from the coding sequence ATGGCGCAAAGCTCCCATGGAGGTAGTCACCGACGAAGCAGAGAGCATGATGCCCCCATGCGGTACACAAACTCGGACTGGGAGGCCAAAGAGGCTCTCTACCAGAGAGAGCTGGATGAGGCTCGCGCCAGGGCCACGCAGATGGAGAAGACCATGCGCTGGTGGTCCGACTGCACGGCCAACTGGCGGGAGAAGTGGAGCAAGGTGCGCAACGAGCGAAACAAAGCGAGGGAGGAATCGAAACAACTCAAAACCCGAGTCGACACACTCTTGAAAGAAGTATCCACCGTCAAAGCAGAAAAGAACGATCTAGAACAGCAGCTCATAGAATTAAAAAGAGACAACGAAAAGCTTCTTAGTATAGGCGAGAGCAGAATATTGGCCGGCGACCTCGTCACCGAGGATGGCGTGGAACTGCGGCGGAAGAACGTCGGCTACCTCTCGCCCAACGAGCCCTCCATGCGCCAGCGAGCCTCGCTCGACTCTCACAAATTCTCCAATGTAGACAATGTCCTAGCTAACAAGTTGAGTGAGCTCAGACTGCGGTTAGACGAGACCTGCAAGAGTCTACAAACAGAGAAAGATGAGAAGACCTTCCTTCTGTCCAAAATAGAAACACTAACAGCAGAATTACATAACATGAAGGTTGAGCTCACGCACAGCGATAGAACCTTAGAATCGACAGACTCGAGCCACAGCGAGGTCGAGAGACTTCAAAACGAGTTGCAAGACGAAATAGCAGCCAAACAAGTTCTAGAAGAGAAGTTAGCAGAACTGAAAATGGAGATAGAGAGGTTGAAATCTGAGAACACGATACAGTGGAGTAAGAGGGAGTTGCTTGAGACGGAGAATATAGCAATACTCAGGGAGAACAAAAAGTTATATGGTCAAGTGTGTGAGCTGAGGGAACAAATACATAAACTGAACAGAATATCGGATGGTAGTGCTTACTTTAGCGATCACAATAGACTAGACTCCAACATACTCTACGTCAGGAAGTCGAGCGCCAGTCCTCGCTCCCACGAGTCCAGCAACGGCTCCTCGGAAGTTAACCTGCACTACGACGCGAAAACTAACACTTCCGGTGAAGACGACGAACTAGCAATAGTAGAGAGAAACGATAATCTGTAA
- the LOC113494336 gene encoding acrosin-like — protein sequence MNPCELPPCPPCPPPPYPPCPQVCGPPPQPPLPPCRPKPTMRGLHWAQTKRKIFQALVLSAIAGTLVYTLVGLKRREAYRDFYE from the coding sequence ATGAACCCGTGCGAGCTACCGCCGTGCCCGCCATGCCCGCCGCCGCCGTACCCGCCGTGCCCGCAGGTGTGCGGGCCGCCGCCGCAGCCCCCGCTGCCGCCGTGCCGGCCCAAGCCCACCATGCGCGGCCTGCACTGGGCTCAGACTAAGCGCAAGATATTCCAGGCCTTAGTGCTGAGTGCTATAGCTGGGACACTGGTCTACACACTTGTTGGTTTGAAACGGAGAGAGGCCTACAGGGACTTCTATGAGTAA
- the LOC113494337 gene encoding uncharacterized protein LOC113494337: MFITSSTNASGIYFDPIGSLKMIDGFLSVLIPIDISFIQPHIKNLNGVIGTSKFLCKQTALYTDIECLNLHQPLSIRYNDIIRDYDSISHLIESRSKRSAWFGGIGTLFKNLFGTMNEDDAINYSNAIQLIEKDQSKLSELVKQNILVTTSTLSSIEDSVNKISVNEQRLNDAIDDIALFQKNLTLLADKLILKTKFNGMLNLLESSLLTLSFKLEDTVNAIMFSKLNILYPSIISPKQLFTELVNNYRFLADNHQFPLSLTLENIHTLMNVSEIASYYNNNKVVFALKIPLVNSRSYDLYHNIPYPVSVTHDTYTMIIPSTKYLAINRDRSYYSKLDNLSSCKTINNQYYICDNLDTYSCARTPICESDIISKALKSVPSNCKTQFIQGQLDIWQTLSNNTWLYVITNPSKLSIDCKASNTEVIISGTGMINLPPYCIAFYKDSRLIPKYYKTIKVQTIKINFNLVNDSCCNSETLSKLKPQIPVLNLTNINLDSITSRRNLETSRIVNNLDKLIEKPHIVLYGEYYSYVTIIISVIIVIYILVLFCKFIKSGICHRLLNRQAFKCNTEKAEELTEVAASSSDISAPKIRKSLA, encoded by the coding sequence ATGTTCATCACaagttccacgaatgcttccgGCATATATTTTGACCCCATTGggtcattaaaaatgatagacGGTTTCCTTAGCGTACTAATTCCAatagatatttcatttattcaaccgCATATTAAGAATCTTAACGGTGTGATAGGCACTTCTAAGTTCCTATGTAAGCAGACTGCTCTGTATACCGATATCGAGTGTCTTAATTTGCACCAGCCGTTATCAATAAGATACAACGACATTATTCGAGATTACGATTCTATTTCTCACTTAATTGAATCAAGGTCTAAACGTTCAGCCTGGTTTGGGGGTATTGGCACCCtattcaaaaatctatttggtaCTATGAACGAAGACgacgcaataaattatagtaacgctattcaattaatagagaaagatcaatctaaattatccgaattagtcaaacaaaatatattagtaactaCTTCAACACTCTCTTCAATAGAAGactcagtaaataaaattagtgtcaACGAGCAGAGATTAAATGATGCTATTGATGACATAGCTTTATTCCAAAAGAACTTGACCTTGTtagctgataaattaatattaaaaactaaattcaatggaatgttaaatttattagaaagtagtctcctaactttatcttttaaactagAAGACACTGTAAACGctattatgtttagtaaattaaatattttgtatccttctattataagtccaaaacagctatttacagagcttgttaataattataggtttttagctgataatcatcaatttcctttaagtttaactttagaaaatatacacactttaatgaatgtttcagaaattgcgagttattataataataacaaagttgtatttgccttaaaaatacctttagtaaattccaggagctatgatttatatcataacataCCTTATCCAGTTTCTGTAACCCATGATACTTATACTATGATCATTCCCTCTACTAAATATCTAGCTATTAACAGAGATAGatcatattatagtaaattagaTAATCTAAGTAGCTGtaagacaataaataaccaGTACTATATATGTGACAACCTAGATACTTACTCGTGTGCCAGGACTCCGATCTGCGAATCGGATATAAtctcaaaagcattaaaatctgTGCCTAGTAATTGTAAGACCCAATTCATTCAAGGCCAACTAGATATTTGGCAAACGTTGTCTAACAATACATGGTTATATGTTATTACAAACCCTTCCAAATTGTCCATAGACTGTAAAGCTTCCAATACTGAAGTTATCATATCAGGCACAGGCATGATAAACTTACCTCCGTATTGTATAGCCTTTTATAAAGACTCAAGGTTAATacccaaatattacaaaacaattaaagtccaaacaattaaaattaactttaatctagTAAATGACTCTTGTTGTAATTCAGAAACATTATCGAAACTTAAGCCTCAAATTCCcgttttaaatcttactaatattaaccTTGATTCTATAACGTCACGACGAAATTTGGAAACCAGCCGCATTGTCAATAACcttgacaaattaattgaaaaaccacatattgttttatatggtgaatattattcctatgtaacaataattatatctgttattattgtaatatatattcttgtactattttgtaagtttataaaatcggGCATTTGTCATCGCCTCTTAAATAGACAAGCTTTCAAATGTAATACGGAAAAAGCTGAAGAACTTACAGAAGTTGCTGCTAGTTCTTCCGACATTTCCGCACCTAAAATCCGTAAATCCCTTGCATAA